Proteins from a single region of Gossypium arboreum isolate Shixiya-1 chromosome 1, ASM2569848v2, whole genome shotgun sequence:
- the LOC108482481 gene encoding homeobox-leucine zipper protein ROC2-like: MDIMAMSKILNGGNPKFVSILPSGFSIMPDKAPGQGDGAVGSILTLAFQSVDRLSNKEYMPQSTLKIIDAILSTTVASIKDAMLFGIRY, translated from the exons ATGGATATCATGGCCATGTCAAAAATCTTGAATGGTGGTAACCCAAAATTTGTATCTATTTTGCCATCAGGGTTCAGCATTATGCCTGATAAGGCACCTGGGCAAGGAGATGGAGCCGTGGGAAGTATCTTAACCCTAGCGTTTCAAAGCGTCGACAGATTAAGCAACAAGGAATATATGCCTCAGTCGACGCTGAAAATCATTGATGCTATCTTATCAACAACCGTTGCTTCAATCAAGGATGCTATGCTATTTGGCATAAG GTATTAA